In the Populus trichocarpa isolate Nisqually-1 chromosome 8, P.trichocarpa_v4.1, whole genome shotgun sequence genome, GAACTCTAGTGTTCGGATCAGAGAAAGCATTGATCTTTGAATCAACAGGGTTAGCAGCAACCCTGTTCGCTCCAGATGGGATTTGCATAATTTGGTCTTGATAAATCACGGGTTTTTGTCGATTTATAGCATTGCTTAGACTACTATCACTgaaacatcaaaacaaataccagcaaaacccaattcaaaatctaatattttCTTCCCATTTAAACTAACAATCTAATCGGATCAttcagatttatttattaaataaagctcaaaataatataaaaaagagtagCAAATTAAGTACCTTGAAACTGAATCTGGAGAAGGTAAATCAATAGCAGCACCGCCGCCACTGCCTGACCTCTGTTGATTCTGGGGAGTCAAAGTCTGCATCTGCGTCTGAGGCTGTGGCTGCGGCGGCTTTCTATAACAAACAGGAACCCCGTGGTCGGATCTTTCATCATCAGAGAAAACCCGATTCTGATACTCACCAACAACCATTTGACCGCCAACAGGCACACTCGACACCGCAATTGAAACAGGCATCGGCGGCGGCGATGACAGAGCCGCAAATCCCTCATCCTGCCTCTGCCCGACACGGCCACCACCAACAGTCATTTGAGCAAGTTGATCCTCGATCCCCACCACTTTCTGATCTCTAACCCCACCACCATCCTCCACGTGAACCCTTATCGGAGGCAAATTCGCAAGCGAAGGCGAAGAAGAAGTCGAACCAAACGACGACGTAGTCTCCAACATAGGAGAATCCGGAACTGAATGAACATCTTGCTTTACAACTCCCTTATTCGACCCCTCCCCATctctaccaccaccaccaacaactAAATCAGCGTTActgttattattactattgctTTCATTATTTAAACCATCACTGCTATCATTATAATCAAGACCCAACAAACAATTAACCGAAGCAGAATCCGAAAACCCTCTGTTCAACAACCCAGCAGCCGCCGCCGCGGCAGCTCCATTCAAAGCGTTCAAGAACCAATCTTCTGATTTCGCACTGTTTTCAAGAATTGGCCCAATCGATTGAGACGACTCCGGCTTCAAAGGGAACAAAAAGAGCCGCAATCGCGATGGTTTCGGACCGTTGTTGCTGTTCGTCCGGTCATACTCATCAATCATGTTCTCTAAATCTTCATCTGTAGTGACGGAAATCAGGGAATCCAAGTCTTCGCTTGGAAGTTGATATTTTAGAATGAAGGGTCGGGAGTTAAGGAGAGTGTTGGAGAGGCGAGATGAGAGTGAGGAGAGAGTTGAGTGGCGGTCGACGACAACGATGCGGGTATCGCCCCCTACGTAACACAACGACTTGTCGTGTGGGCGAGGGACTATGTGGCCGCCATAAGAGCACATGAGGCGGagttttgaagagagagggagtgGTGGGTCGTCGAAGAAGTTGGAGTCGGTGTTGCGGGAGCGAGGGGAAGATTCGACGGAATCCGGGTAGATAGTAGGGGTGGCGGCGGTGGAGGACGGTGGGGGAGGttgaggaggtggtggtgggtCCATGGCGGATGGTGGTGAGTTGGAAACGGAAGAGAGAGAGGGTAAAGAGGGATGCGGTAGTGGGAATTGAGGCTCTTATAGGTACTCCACACCTGGTCTGGCGTCTAGGTGGGTCTTCTACTCCAGCtgttactttttctttttatttttcaaatgtttaattatttcatttaattttaacagtatttatttatattagtatttttggtttttaaaaacttttctgGGAGGGGGTGAAAATCAGTGGGGACTGATGAGAGGGAAAAGGAGAGAAGACAAGTTGAGATAAAAACTGAGATGGGGTTGACAGCTAGCTTTTTGcttagatatatattaaaacaattcagttttttttttatatttttacatgaaaattattaaaaaatattataaaaaatattaatttaatatttttcaaggcaaatatatttttaaacacactcaaaaacatgtaaaaactcaAATATACCAAACAACAACTATATTAGTTTTTGGACTCAAAACTTGTATTGATGCACATTGAAGCATTAACATGTCGATGACTATATGtttacgggaaaaaaaaaaaaaaaaaagtaggaggAGGAAAATCCCCAGGAGTCCATGAACCACCCATGATTCAGTGAAATGTCTAATAAAACAGACCAGTACTGAACAGCTTCAAATGCAGGccatttcaataattaataaaaataaattattgtagaAAATTAATGAAGGCATAGTCACG is a window encoding:
- the LOC7482856 gene encoding uncharacterized protein LOC7482856; amino-acid sequence: MDPPPPPQPPPPSSTAATPTIYPDSVESSPRSRNTDSNFFDDPPLPLSSKLRLMCSYGGHIVPRPHDKSLCYVGGDTRIVVVDRHSTLSSLSSRLSNTLLNSRPFILKYQLPSEDLDSLISVTTDEDLENMIDEYDRTNSNNGPKPSRLRLFLFPLKPESSQSIGPILENSAKSEDWFLNALNGAAAAAAAGLLNRGFSDSASVNCLLGLDYNDSSDGLNNESNSNNNSNADLVVGGGGRDGEGSNKGVVKQDVHSVPDSPMLETTSSFGSTSSSPSLANLPPIRVHVEDGGGVRDQKVVGIEDQLAQMTVGGGRVGQRQDEGFAALSSPPPMPVSIAVSSVPVGGQMVVGEYQNRVFSDDERSDHGVPVCYRKPPQPQPQTQMQTLTPQNQQRSGSGGGAAIDLPSPDSVSSDSSLSNAINRQKPVIYQDQIMQIPSGANRVAANPVDSKINAFSDPNTRVQIHQQVQDSGYVLQHQFDQQQQQQQQQQQQQPQQQQQYIHAGAHYIQHHPTGAVPMSAYYPVYSPQQQQQHNHQLQPHMDSQYPVYYVQTRQPQAYNLPVQQPSINESTTTSRNQTPPNPNMAPPSTFNPMRNAPIVKPELAAYRTATPGAPQLVQVPSSQHQQQYIGYSQVHHPSQSVAPASTGTANYGYEFADPTQAQIYYAQPMAPAMPQYHTMMPDSSGQLSNDNMKQQIRSSQPM